A region of Myxococcus stipitatus DSM 14675 DNA encodes the following proteins:
- a CDS encoding DNA-binding regulatory protein, whose translation MAASRLDASLEVMLHAMGEPGASCLRAWPRLGEAVSRALDEAASLQGAAPEPRAFARHLGTQLARAEEPGLVLERLHARDLALALACGQGLAGADARLEQEVLQKLRVPLARIHPSPAFADEVLQALRANLLMPREDAPPRLLGYAGVGSLLHWVNITAVRLALRMRKAQGEESLVEAEVLAAHPAPGGLELSFIREDSRAHVRAAFVRAVASLDDEDREVLRLHFVERLSLEQMGALFGLHKSTLSRRLSGVQALLEKRTRRVLSERLSLREEELESLMRAIHGRLDLSLSGLLGGPR comes from the coding sequence ATGGCTGCGAGTCGCCTCGACGCGTCGTTGGAGGTCATGCTGCACGCGATGGGAGAGCCTGGCGCCTCTTGCCTTCGCGCCTGGCCGCGCCTGGGCGAGGCCGTGTCGCGCGCGCTGGACGAGGCGGCGTCCCTGCAAGGCGCCGCGCCCGAGCCCAGGGCCTTCGCGCGGCACCTGGGCACGCAGCTCGCGCGGGCGGAGGAGCCGGGGCTCGTGCTGGAGCGGTTGCACGCGCGGGACCTCGCGCTCGCGCTCGCCTGTGGGCAGGGGCTCGCGGGGGCGGATGCGCGACTGGAGCAGGAGGTCCTCCAGAAGCTGCGGGTGCCGCTGGCTCGCATCCATCCTTCGCCGGCGTTCGCGGACGAGGTGCTCCAGGCGCTCCGGGCGAACCTCTTGATGCCGCGTGAGGACGCGCCACCTCGCTTGCTGGGCTATGCGGGAGTGGGCTCGTTGCTGCATTGGGTGAACATCACCGCGGTGCGGCTCGCGCTGCGGATGCGGAAGGCGCAGGGGGAGGAGTCCCTCGTCGAGGCGGAGGTGCTCGCCGCGCATCCCGCGCCAGGAGGACTGGAGCTGAGCTTCATCCGCGAGGACTCGCGAGCCCACGTGCGCGCCGCCTTCGTCCGCGCCGTGGCCTCGCTGGATGATGAAGACCGGGAGGTGCTCCGCCTGCACTTCGTCGAGCGTCTCTCGTTGGAGCAGATGGGCGCGCTCTTCGGGCTGCACAAGTCGACGCTGTCCCGTCGGCTCTCTGGAGTGCAGGCGCTGTTGGAGAAGCGGACGCGGCGCGTGTTGTCGGAGCGACTGTCGCTGCGCGAGGAGGAGTTGGAGAGCTTGATGCGCGCCATCCATGGCCGATTGGACTTGAGCCTCTCGGGGCTGCTGGGAGGGCCTCGGTGA
- a CDS encoding class I SAM-dependent methyltransferase, which translates to MNLYDELADWWPLVSSPSDYAEEASEYLRLLRGAATGPLTTMLELGSGGGNNASHLKRDFQLTLVEPAEGMLKHSRQLNPECEHLSGDMRTVRLGREFDAVFVHDAITYMVTEADLRAALETVAIHLRPGGVALVAPDETTESFEPGATSEGGDEPEVPGQGARSLRYLMWSLPPTPGSTTFEVHFGMLLKERDGSVRSVHDVHRHGLFTRATWLRLFREVGLEARVEPRILEGKPYDTFVALKPAGART; encoded by the coding sequence ATGAATCTCTACGACGAACTCGCGGACTGGTGGCCCCTGGTCTCTTCGCCCAGCGACTACGCGGAGGAGGCGAGCGAGTATCTCCGCCTGCTGCGCGGCGCCGCGACGGGGCCTCTGACGACGATGCTGGAGCTGGGCAGTGGCGGCGGCAACAACGCCAGCCACCTCAAGCGCGACTTCCAGCTCACGCTGGTGGAGCCCGCGGAGGGGATGCTGAAGCACAGCCGTCAACTCAATCCCGAGTGTGAGCACCTGTCCGGCGACATGCGGACGGTGCGCCTGGGGCGCGAGTTCGACGCCGTGTTCGTCCATGACGCCATCACCTACATGGTGACGGAGGCGGACCTGCGCGCGGCCCTGGAGACGGTGGCCATTCATCTGCGTCCTGGAGGTGTCGCGCTGGTGGCGCCGGACGAGACGACGGAGAGCTTCGAGCCGGGCGCGACGTCGGAAGGGGGCGACGAGCCGGAGGTCCCCGGGCAGGGTGCCCGCTCCCTGCGCTATCTCATGTGGTCCTTGCCGCCCACGCCCGGGAGCACGACGTTCGAGGTCCACTTCGGGATGTTGCTCAAGGAGCGCGACGGGAGTGTCCGCTCCGTCCACGACGTGCACCGGCACGGGCTCTTCACGCGCGCCACCTGGCTGCGCCTCTTCCGCGAGGTGGGGCTGGAGGCCCGCGTGGAGCCGCGCATCCTGGAGGGGAAGCCCTACGACACCTTCGTTGCCCTCAAGCCCGCGGGCGCCCGGACGTAG
- a CDS encoding LysR family transcriptional regulator, producing MPNPLVEIRHLLLLSALDEVGSLNAAARKLHLSPSALSQQLRELEDRLGGPLFHRQWRRLVLTSAGRRLTDAAHSVLGELSRAEGEARELLRGASGTLRVATVCLQSYRWLPDLLHGFSRDWPGLEVTIVPEAGDAPVEWLLARKLDVALVAGMVRPGPRIRMAPLFRDELVAVVGREHPWATARRKVVEAGALGDEHLWTDAGALRPTAPLGRALAQAGNVSPRKVTLIPMTGGLPLEMARAHLGITVLPRWAVTPQLEDGALHAVRVGPKGLWLDWAVATRTGESEPPLQAFVEALRAHHPGPRGRGVKHRDIAETSRRR from the coding sequence ATGCCGAACCCGCTCGTCGAGATTCGCCACCTGCTGCTGCTCTCCGCGCTGGATGAGGTGGGGAGCCTCAACGCCGCCGCGCGCAAGCTGCACCTGTCTCCCTCCGCGCTCAGCCAGCAGCTCCGCGAACTGGAGGACCGGCTGGGCGGCCCGTTGTTCCATCGGCAGTGGCGGCGCCTGGTGCTCACCTCCGCGGGGCGGCGGCTGACGGACGCGGCGCACTCGGTATTGGGTGAGCTCTCCCGCGCGGAGGGTGAGGCGCGGGAGCTCCTGCGCGGCGCGAGCGGCACGCTCCGGGTGGCGACGGTGTGTCTCCAGTCCTACCGCTGGCTGCCCGATCTCCTGCACGGCTTCTCCCGCGACTGGCCCGGCCTGGAGGTCACCATCGTCCCGGAGGCCGGCGACGCCCCCGTCGAGTGGCTGCTGGCGCGCAAGCTGGACGTCGCGCTCGTGGCGGGCATGGTCCGCCCCGGGCCTCGCATCCGCATGGCGCCGCTGTTTCGGGATGAGCTGGTCGCGGTGGTGGGCCGCGAGCACCCCTGGGCCACCGCGCGGCGCAAGGTCGTGGAGGCGGGGGCTCTCGGTGACGAGCACCTGTGGACGGACGCGGGGGCGCTTCGTCCCACGGCGCCCTTGGGTCGGGCGCTCGCGCAGGCGGGGAATGTCTCGCCCCGCAAGGTGACGCTCATCCCCATGACAGGGGGCCTGCCGCTCGAGATGGCGCGAGCCCACCTGGGCATCACCGTGCTTCCCAGGTGGGCCGTGACCCCCCAGCTCGAGGATGGCGCGCTGCATGCCGTCCGGGTCGGCCCGAAGGGGCTGTGGCTGGACTGGGCCGTGGCCACGCGCACGGGGGAGTCGGAGCCCCCGCTCCAGGCCTTCGTGGAGGCCCTGCGCGCCCACCACCCAGGCCCCCGCGGGCGAGGGGTGAAACATCGAGACATCGCTGAGACATCCAGGCGCCGTTGA
- a CDS encoding nuclear transport factor 2 family protein: MRRHPIASVTALLLSLVGCAGGPLKTLPAGAHLPGTANIEAYPVEHLAVRSLIERFSDAANHADWKATEEMFAEDAVWEVQAPPPMGWTFQGRAAIHQGMTANLGRVELRVQTVSPTVIHVQGPDRATARSTLDEVLRFKETGKDVRIVGTYSDQLVKQAGQWKFARRTFIPRYDEPLPAP, from the coding sequence ATGCGCCGTCACCCCATCGCGTCCGTCACCGCCCTGCTCCTGTCGCTCGTCGGCTGCGCGGGAGGCCCCCTCAAGACACTGCCCGCGGGAGCGCACCTGCCGGGCACCGCGAACATCGAGGCGTACCCCGTCGAGCACCTCGCCGTGCGCTCCCTCATCGAGCGCTTCTCCGACGCGGCGAACCACGCGGACTGGAAGGCCACGGAGGAGATGTTCGCCGAGGACGCGGTCTGGGAGGTCCAGGCGCCTCCGCCCATGGGCTGGACGTTCCAGGGGCGCGCGGCCATCCACCAGGGCATGACGGCCAACCTCGGGCGCGTGGAACTGCGCGTGCAGACCGTCTCGCCCACTGTCATCCACGTCCAGGGGCCCGACCGAGCCACCGCGCGCTCCACCCTGGACGAAGTCCTGCGCTTCAAGGAGACGGGCAAGGACGTGAGGATTGTCGGCACCTACTCCGACCAGCTCGTCAAACAGGCGGGGCAGTGGAAGTTCGCGCGGCGGACCTTCATCCCGCGCTACGACGAGCCCCTCCCCGCCCCCTGA
- a CDS encoding GFA family protein, which produces MKKTYQGSCHCGAVRYEADIDLSQETYKCNCSICTKDRTWVSIIGPEDFRLQAGESALTDYQFHTKQIHHLFCKHCGVHSFGWGEGGELGKFYTVRLNCLDDVDEQELVRARVTLVNGRDDSKAMPTEASHR; this is translated from the coding sequence GTGAAGAAGACGTACCAGGGAAGCTGTCACTGCGGGGCGGTTCGGTACGAAGCCGACATCGACTTGAGCCAGGAGACCTACAAGTGCAACTGCTCCATCTGCACGAAGGACCGGACCTGGGTCTCCATCATCGGTCCCGAGGACTTCCGTCTCCAGGCAGGTGAGTCCGCGCTCACCGACTACCAGTTCCACACCAAGCAGATTCATCACCTGTTCTGCAAACACTGCGGGGTGCACTCGTTCGGCTGGGGCGAGGGCGGGGAGCTGGGGAAGTTCTACACCGTCCGGCTCAACTGCCTGGATGACGTGGACGAGCAGGAGCTGGTGCGGGCCCGCGTCACGCTCGTCAACGGCCGGGACGACTCCAAGGCGATGCCCACCGAAGCTTCTCACCGCTAG
- the uvrA gene encoding excinuclease ABC subunit UvrA — protein MSRPRRPPSAAPASDSRTGYVRVRGAREHNLKDVDVDLPRDALVVFTGVSGSGKSSLAFGTLYAEAQRRYFESVAPYARRLIDPAGNPEVDSIEGLPPAVALQQHRGAPTTRSSVGSVTTLSNSLRLLYSRAGTYPANQPHLDSDAFSPNTPAGACPHCHGLGRVYEVTERSLVPDDSLTIRERAIASWPPAWHGQNLRDILVTLGYDVDRPWRELPKKDRDWILFTEEQPTVPVYAGLTPAQTRQALKRKAPPSYMGTFTSARRYVLQSFATTQSALIKKRVSHYLESGECPVCHGKRLRPESLSVTFAGLDYGELSRLPLKRVEALLRPYAEGTAFSLKKLSREHPEKALVSERIAKDLVARLQVLMGLGLGYLSLERSTPTLSPGELQRLRLATQVRSNLFGVVYVLDEPSAGLHPADTRSLLEALDSLKDGGNSLFVVEHEVDVIRHADWVVDVGPAAGEKGGEVLYSGPLEGLQEVESSQTRRYLFGAAPARARPPREPRGWMRLRGVRRNNLHGLDVDFPLGVFTTVTGISGSGKSSLVSQVLVELVSTHLGHEPAEDEEEGELLERAEVRTTGGRITEGLEGIHRLVRVDQKPIGRTPRSNLATYTGLFDHVRKLFAATPAARARKYDAGRFSFNVTKGRCETCEGEGFVSVELLFLPSVYAPCPTCHGARYNEKTLEVRYQGKNIAEVLGMTVDTAHAFFTEESLARRALGVLREVGLGYLRLGQPATELSGGEAQRIKLATELQRPQRGHTLYILDEPTTGLHPSDVDKLMAQLDGLVDAGNTVILVEHDMRVVSASDWVIDMGPGAGDEGGNVVATGTPAQVSRAPHSRTAPFLARG, from the coding sequence ATGAGCCGTCCCCGCCGTCCGCCCAGCGCAGCGCCCGCCTCCGACTCGCGTACGGGTTACGTCCGCGTCCGAGGCGCCCGGGAGCACAACCTGAAGGACGTGGACGTCGACCTGCCACGGGATGCCCTGGTCGTCTTCACCGGGGTCTCCGGCTCCGGCAAGTCCTCCCTCGCCTTCGGCACGCTCTACGCCGAGGCCCAGCGCCGCTACTTCGAGTCCGTGGCCCCGTATGCCCGCCGCCTCATCGACCCCGCGGGCAACCCCGAGGTGGACTCCATCGAGGGACTCCCGCCCGCCGTCGCCCTGCAGCAACACCGGGGCGCGCCGACGACACGCTCCTCGGTGGGCAGCGTGACGACGCTCTCCAACTCGCTGCGCCTGCTCTACTCGCGCGCGGGAACGTACCCGGCGAACCAGCCCCACCTGGACTCCGACGCCTTCTCGCCCAACACGCCCGCGGGCGCGTGCCCCCACTGTCACGGCCTGGGCCGCGTCTACGAAGTCACCGAGCGCTCCCTCGTCCCCGACGACTCGCTCACCATCCGGGAGCGCGCCATCGCGAGCTGGCCTCCCGCATGGCACGGGCAGAACCTGCGCGACATCCTCGTGACGCTTGGCTACGACGTGGACCGCCCCTGGCGGGAGCTGCCCAAGAAGGACCGCGACTGGATTCTCTTCACGGAGGAGCAGCCGACCGTGCCCGTCTACGCGGGCCTGACACCCGCGCAGACGCGCCAGGCCCTCAAGCGCAAGGCCCCGCCCAGCTACATGGGCACGTTCACCAGCGCACGGCGCTACGTGCTCCAGTCCTTCGCCACGACCCAGAGCGCGCTCATCAAGAAGCGCGTCTCCCACTACCTGGAGAGCGGCGAGTGCCCCGTCTGCCACGGCAAGCGGCTGCGCCCGGAGTCCCTGTCCGTCACCTTCGCGGGCCTGGACTATGGCGAGCTGTCGCGGCTGCCGCTCAAGCGCGTCGAGGCCCTGCTGCGTCCCTACGCCGAAGGCACCGCCTTCTCGCTGAAGAAGCTCTCGCGCGAGCACCCCGAGAAGGCGCTCGTGTCGGAGCGCATCGCCAAGGACCTGGTGGCGCGGCTCCAGGTCTTGATGGGGCTGGGGCTGGGCTATCTCTCGCTGGAGCGCTCCACGCCCACGCTCTCGCCCGGAGAGCTGCAGCGGCTGCGGCTCGCCACCCAGGTCCGCTCCAACCTGTTCGGCGTGGTGTACGTGCTGGATGAGCCCTCCGCGGGCCTGCACCCCGCCGACACCCGGTCCCTGCTCGAGGCGCTCGACTCGCTGAAGGACGGCGGCAACTCGTTGTTCGTCGTGGAGCACGAGGTGGACGTCATCCGCCACGCGGACTGGGTGGTCGACGTGGGCCCCGCCGCAGGGGAGAAGGGCGGCGAGGTGCTCTACAGCGGGCCGCTCGAAGGACTCCAGGAGGTCGAGTCCTCCCAGACGCGGCGCTACCTCTTCGGCGCGGCGCCCGCGCGCGCACGGCCTCCGCGCGAGCCTCGCGGCTGGATGCGCCTGCGGGGCGTCCGCCGCAACAACCTGCACGGCCTGGATGTCGACTTCCCGCTGGGGGTCTTCACCACCGTCACGGGCATCTCCGGCTCCGGCAAGTCCAGCCTCGTGAGCCAGGTCCTGGTGGAGCTGGTCTCCACGCACCTGGGGCACGAGCCCGCGGAGGACGAAGAGGAAGGAGAGCTGCTCGAGCGCGCCGAGGTGCGCACCACGGGCGGGCGAATCACCGAGGGCCTGGAGGGCATCCACCGCCTGGTGCGCGTGGATCAGAAGCCCATCGGCCGCACGCCCCGTTCCAACCTCGCGACGTACACGGGCCTGTTCGACCACGTGCGCAAACTCTTCGCCGCGACGCCCGCCGCCCGCGCGCGCAAGTACGACGCCGGGCGGTTCTCCTTCAACGTGACGAAGGGGCGCTGCGAGACGTGTGAGGGCGAGGGCTTCGTCAGCGTGGAGCTGCTCTTCCTGCCCAGCGTCTACGCCCCCTGCCCCACCTGCCACGGCGCTCGCTACAACGAGAAGACGCTGGAGGTCCGCTACCAGGGGAAGAACATCGCGGAGGTGCTGGGCATGACGGTGGACACCGCGCACGCGTTCTTCACCGAGGAGTCCCTCGCACGGCGCGCCCTGGGCGTGCTGCGAGAAGTGGGGCTGGGCTACCTGCGGCTGGGCCAGCCCGCGACAGAACTCTCCGGCGGAGAAGCGCAGCGCATCAAGCTGGCGACGGAGCTGCAACGCCCCCAGCGCGGCCACACGCTCTACATCCTGGATGAGCCCACCACCGGCCTGCATCCCTCCGACGTGGACAAGCTGATGGCCCAGCTCGACGGGCTCGTCGACGCGGGCAACACCGTCATCCTCGTGGAGCACGACATGCGCGTGGTCTCCGCGAGCGACTGGGTCATCGACATGGGACCGGGCGCCGGAGACGAAGGCGGAAATGTCGTCGCCACCGGCACCCCCGCCCAGGTCTCACGGGCTCCGCACAGCCGCACCGCGCCCTTCCTGGCGCGGGGCTGA
- a CDS encoding DNA/RNA non-specific endonuclease yields MTTLRPTSRASTASTGSSADAAPVNGLKPKGGSWNRSATKEVSISDLQAKFGWTDQSWETGLLKAADASGGKTRGKNGKVSAAEIQEYLAAPTDGRYLSSTALQQGRAALDTKLSKGGGAPVKVDAFDLAWQDNLAKRADLLGGNKDGKVSQDELAAYIQKSKASQADGARWVPDQQMAVFQSRVAQAAGELDPLRPKGGEGKGMELVKQYSRLMLDEGKNLPTFVSHMLSAADIKETPADVHRDKSTFVRDPVLGSKGVTDADYLKTGFDRGHMKPAEDSPNQEAMDESHLMTNIAPQYGNHNQQAWRTLERAIGDLVAQTGGKAHIITGNLFLDKNGKPLPQESVTTTGSKDRKIGVPTHNFKTVLLELPNGNVSMFAYMVPNVKDGPSKKDAIVPMLESSRVPVDQLETLLGQDLYAQLPKSVQDKLEKDSKAPGAFQLEGSKYEAVTLLTQR; encoded by the coding sequence ATGACGACGCTGCGACCTACTTCTCGTGCCAGCACCGCGTCCACCGGGTCTTCCGCGGATGCCGCGCCCGTCAATGGTCTCAAGCCGAAGGGGGGGAGCTGGAACCGCTCCGCGACGAAGGAAGTCTCCATCTCCGACCTCCAGGCGAAGTTCGGCTGGACGGACCAGAGCTGGGAGACGGGTCTGCTGAAGGCGGCGGACGCCTCGGGGGGGAAGACGCGCGGCAAGAACGGGAAGGTCTCCGCGGCTGAAATCCAGGAGTACCTGGCCGCGCCCACGGATGGACGCTACCTGTCGTCGACGGCGCTTCAGCAGGGCCGGGCCGCGCTCGACACGAAGCTGTCCAAGGGGGGAGGCGCGCCGGTGAAGGTGGATGCCTTCGACCTGGCGTGGCAGGACAACCTGGCCAAGCGCGCGGACCTGCTGGGAGGGAACAAGGATGGCAAGGTGAGCCAGGACGAGCTGGCGGCCTACATCCAGAAGTCCAAGGCGAGCCAGGCGGACGGCGCGCGCTGGGTTCCCGACCAGCAGATGGCTGTCTTCCAGAGCCGCGTCGCGCAGGCGGCGGGAGAGCTGGACCCGCTGCGTCCCAAGGGGGGCGAGGGCAAGGGCATGGAGCTGGTGAAGCAGTACTCCCGGCTGATGCTCGATGAAGGAAAGAACCTGCCCACCTTCGTGAGCCACATGCTGTCGGCGGCCGACATCAAGGAGACGCCGGCCGACGTGCACCGCGACAAGAGCACCTTCGTGCGCGACCCGGTGCTGGGCTCCAAGGGCGTCACGGACGCGGACTACCTCAAGACGGGCTTCGACCGCGGGCACATGAAGCCCGCAGAGGACTCGCCCAATCAGGAGGCGATGGACGAGAGCCACCTGATGACCAACATCGCGCCCCAGTACGGCAACCACAACCAGCAGGCGTGGCGGACGCTGGAGCGGGCCATCGGCGACCTGGTGGCGCAGACGGGCGGCAAGGCCCACATCATCACGGGCAACCTGTTCCTGGACAAGAATGGCAAGCCGCTGCCCCAGGAGTCGGTGACGACGACGGGCTCGAAGGACCGGAAGATTGGCGTCCCCACGCACAACTTCAAGACGGTGCTCCTGGAGCTGCCCAACGGCAACGTGTCGATGTTCGCGTACATGGTGCCGAACGTGAAGGACGGGCCGTCGAAGAAGGACGCCATCGTCCCGATGCTGGAGTCCTCGCGGGTGCCGGTGGACCAGCTGGAGACGCTGCTGGGCCAGGACCTCTACGCGCAGCTCCCCAAGAGCGTGCAGGACAAGCTGGAGAAGGACTCGAAGGCCCCTGGCGCGTTCCAGCTCGAGGGCAGCAAGTACGAGGCCGTCACGCTGCTGACGCAGCGCTAG
- a CDS encoding M28 family metallopeptidase, whose translation MATKVSDTPRPLPTASSRASAEKAAQPAGAASKARTPDPRWSKDRFEPSNTRPLPGLPAPLPQLPAPLPQLPAPTTPVEPKCEPKPKPETSAKDSDPMTHLAYLASDELKGRDTPSEGLDAASKYVQAHVQKYGLVGPNKDNAANPFEQRFDVFSFAGKPGVAAKGEAHEHGAHKQFGHQLFEEGFYLKEGMPRDTLAMLNRKYESTMKAEGQPLSPARGGGLRSVEELRSLATESGKGVNTMALLPGTGPHKDEVIVVMAHMDHVGTDRRGNIHNGADDNASGSAVLMAAVPELAEAQKRGELDRSILFIWTGGEEKGLVGSQYFVDNPIPGLGTDQIAGVVNVDMVGRWDDQRLSVVDTNRKGQPNYFRDVVDQANAKLADPFDRINRDINQYRDRQDGAVFGRKGEDVLFMFEGLSNPNGGGDLIPEYHEPGDDIDLILRDNGGEKPRRVKDLMVNVIGMAANRKTEE comes from the coding sequence ATGGCCACCAAAGTCAGCGACACGCCCCGTCCCCTTCCCACCGCGTCGTCGCGTGCCTCGGCCGAAAAGGCCGCTCAGCCCGCCGGAGCGGCGAGCAAGGCCCGGACGCCGGACCCCAGGTGGAGCAAGGACCGCTTCGAGCCGAGCAACACCCGGCCGCTGCCCGGGCTGCCCGCGCCCCTCCCCCAGCTCCCCGCGCCGCTGCCTCAGCTGCCGGCCCCCACCACCCCGGTGGAGCCCAAGTGCGAGCCGAAGCCGAAGCCGGAGACCTCGGCGAAGGACTCGGACCCGATGACGCACCTGGCGTACCTCGCCTCGGACGAGCTCAAGGGGCGGGACACGCCTTCGGAGGGACTGGACGCGGCGTCCAAGTACGTCCAGGCCCACGTGCAGAAGTACGGCCTGGTGGGGCCCAACAAGGACAACGCGGCGAACCCCTTCGAGCAGCGCTTCGACGTCTTCTCGTTCGCGGGCAAGCCGGGCGTGGCGGCGAAGGGCGAGGCGCATGAGCACGGCGCGCACAAGCAGTTCGGCCACCAGCTCTTCGAGGAGGGCTTCTACCTGAAGGAGGGAATGCCCCGCGACACGCTCGCGATGCTCAACCGCAAGTACGAGAGCACGATGAAGGCGGAGGGGCAGCCCTTGTCGCCCGCGCGAGGCGGTGGACTGCGGAGCGTGGAGGAATTGCGCTCGCTGGCGACGGAGTCCGGCAAGGGCGTCAACACGATGGCGCTCCTGCCCGGCACCGGGCCGCACAAGGACGAGGTCATCGTCGTGATGGCCCACATGGACCACGTGGGCACGGACCGGCGCGGCAACATCCACAACGGCGCGGATGACAACGCGTCCGGCAGCGCGGTGCTGATGGCGGCCGTCCCGGAGCTCGCGGAGGCGCAGAAGCGCGGCGAGCTGGACCGCTCCATCCTCTTCATCTGGACCGGTGGCGAGGAGAAGGGCCTGGTGGGCTCGCAGTACTTCGTCGACAACCCGATTCCCGGGCTGGGCACGGACCAGATTGCCGGCGTCGTCAACGTGGACATGGTGGGCCGCTGGGATGACCAGCGCCTGTCCGTCGTGGACACCAACCGCAAGGGCCAGCCGAACTACTTCCGCGACGTCGTGGACCAGGCGAACGCGAAGCTGGCGGACCCGTTCGACCGCATCAACCGCGACATCAACCAGTACCGGGACCGGCAGGACGGCGCCGTGTTCGGCCGCAAGGGCGAGGACGTCCTCTTCATGTTCGAGGGCCTCTCCAACCCGAACGGCGGCGGCGACCTCATCCCCGAGTACCACGAGCCCGGCGACGACATCGACCTCATCCTCCGCGACAACGGCGGCGAGAAGCCGCGCCGCGTGAAGGACCTGATGGTCAACGTCATCGGCATGGCCGCCAACCGGAAGACCGAGGAGTAG
- a CDS encoding nuclear transport factor 2 family protein, producing the protein MSRRTIASATALFLSLIGCAESPQKTPPAGARLPGPANIEAYPIEHLAVRSLIERFSDAMERADRKALVEMFTEDGVWEVQAPPPAISWTFKGRDAIRERLNGHERMKGKEKVVGKLIRIELREVTVSPTVIHVEGPERATASSTVEEVSHIKDTGEEVKSVGTYSDQLVKQEGQWKFARRTFIPRYDEPLPAP; encoded by the coding sequence ATGAGCCGCCGCACCATCGCGTCCGCCACCGCCCTCTTCCTGTCACTCATCGGCTGCGCGGAGAGCCCCCAGAAGACACCGCCCGCCGGAGCCCGACTTCCGGGCCCCGCGAACATCGAGGCCTATCCCATCGAGCACCTCGCCGTGCGTTCCCTCATCGAGCGATTCTCGGACGCGATGGAGCGCGCGGACCGGAAGGCCCTGGTGGAGATGTTCACCGAGGACGGGGTCTGGGAGGTCCAAGCACCTCCGCCAGCCATCAGCTGGACGTTCAAGGGGCGCGACGCCATCCGAGAACGGTTGAACGGACACGAGCGGATGAAAGGAAAAGAGAAGGTGGTTGGAAAGCTCATCCGAATCGAGCTGCGGGAGGTGACCGTCTCACCCACCGTCATCCACGTGGAGGGGCCAGAGCGCGCCACCGCGAGCTCGACCGTGGAAGAGGTCTCGCACATCAAGGACACCGGCGAGGAGGTGAAGAGTGTCGGCACCTACTCCGACCAGCTCGTCAAACAGGAGGGGCAGTGGAAGTTCGCGCGGCGGACCTTCATCCCGCGCTACGACGAGCCCCTCCCCGCCCCCTGA
- a CDS encoding LysE family translocator: MDLTLWATFTLTMALFAVTPGPAVLLVVSQAMSRGFRAGMGATLGIQAGNAVYFLISVAGLGAALATSHLAFHVIRYAGAAYLVYLGMRTLLAAKQSLTLAERPPPALWNSAFVQGFAKQLANPKSILFFGSLLPQFIQPGPHAAVQFTVYGISCIVVEVPILAVYAWLGVAGGRLSSSPRAQVWRERLSGAALIGIGLVLATMRRPA; this comes from the coding sequence ATGGACCTGACCCTCTGGGCCACCTTCACGTTGACGATGGCGCTCTTCGCCGTCACCCCGGGCCCCGCCGTCCTCCTGGTGGTCTCCCAGGCGATGTCTCGAGGCTTTCGTGCGGGAATGGGCGCCACGCTGGGCATCCAAGCCGGCAACGCCGTGTACTTCCTCATCTCCGTGGCTGGACTCGGCGCCGCGCTGGCCACGTCGCACCTCGCGTTCCACGTCATCCGCTACGCGGGCGCGGCCTATCTGGTCTACCTGGGGATGAGGACGCTGTTGGCCGCGAAGCAGAGCCTCACCCTCGCCGAGCGCCCCCCACCCGCCCTCTGGAACAGCGCCTTCGTCCAGGGGTTCGCCAAGCAGCTCGCCAACCCCAAGTCCATCCTGTTCTTCGGCTCGCTGCTGCCGCAGTTCATCCAGCCGGGCCCGCATGCCGCGGTGCAGTTCACCGTCTACGGCATCTCCTGCATCGTGGTGGAGGTCCCCATCCTCGCCGTCTACGCCTGGCTGGGCGTCGCGGGAGGACGCCTCTCCAGCTCCCCGCGCGCCCAGGTCTGGCGCGAGCGCCTCTCCGGCGCCGCGCTCATCGGCATCGGCCTGGTGCTGGCCACCATGCGACGGCCCGCCTGA